From one Rhizobium leguminosarum genomic stretch:
- a CDS encoding bifunctional diguanylate cyclase/phosphodiesterase, with protein MFTVLSCIADQHDWTLLFIALSICCFGSLTAVFMLTRAQECVRHHHHYWLIAAAVVLGASTWATHFIAMLAYAGPVPIGYDGPLIVLSIIAAIVLFAVAVEIAFMNAGRLVQASGGVLVGIAIAAMHFVGLLAITPFSMISLAVDKSICACMFAIVFGVVAVAVLRRSAGSRSYVFASAACIVLAICTLHTVSMSGVQITPSAEPVRADLSSVDRIAIAIAVSIISTLILLGAAAALFLDRHLTDLRGLANASFEGLVIAQENVVIDLNEKFAAMAGKAASLLKGQPVEAVLAIESRLGIDTCQGAVFREGQETIPVEILARTIEYRGRECQVIAVRDLTERHEASRRIEHMARHDPLTGLANRREFDQRFEMAIAGAAETRSGLALLALDLDRFKLVNDTFGHAEGDAVLQRVAQVLVRTLPAHVTIARMGGDEFCIILENAFRQQTEALSIALLEAFAEEFADLAISSGFGASIGIALYPEHGVTDRRLRNNADMALYRAKSGGRGRACAFEQAMDIELHAKRQLEHDLRHALSKGELFLVYQRIVDTSSQEPCGYEALLRWRHASRGVLAPADFITAAEETGCIIPIGIWVVEEACSEAASWKTPLTIAVNISPVQFLMPNLVGQLSQILAKTGLQPDRLELEITESALFHDRAAVLSTLTQLRSMGIRIVLDDFGTGYSSLSNLRDFPFDKLKIDRRFVAGIGVDPTIRALFENVIEMASTLNLPVIAEGVETPEQLAVLHASHPAQMQGFLFGKPEAAPSDRTALKAIA; from the coding sequence ATGTTCACTGTGCTTTCATGTATCGCCGACCAGCATGACTGGACGTTGCTTTTCATTGCCCTGTCGATCTGTTGCTTCGGCAGCCTGACGGCAGTCTTCATGCTGACGCGTGCGCAGGAGTGCGTGCGGCACCATCACCACTACTGGCTCATTGCCGCTGCCGTCGTGCTTGGCGCCAGCACCTGGGCAACCCATTTTATCGCGATGCTGGCCTATGCTGGTCCGGTGCCCATCGGCTACGACGGCCCTCTGATCGTTCTGTCGATTATCGCAGCCATCGTTCTGTTTGCGGTAGCGGTTGAAATCGCCTTTATGAATGCCGGCCGGCTTGTCCAGGCGTCCGGTGGCGTCCTGGTCGGTATTGCCATTGCGGCAATGCATTTCGTGGGGCTGCTGGCGATCACGCCTTTCAGCATGATCTCGCTTGCCGTGGATAAATCAATCTGTGCGTGCATGTTTGCGATCGTGTTCGGCGTGGTAGCGGTTGCCGTCCTGCGGCGGAGCGCAGGCAGCCGTTCCTATGTTTTCGCCAGCGCGGCGTGCATCGTCCTGGCGATCTGCACCCTCCATACCGTGTCGATGAGCGGTGTCCAGATCACCCCCTCCGCCGAGCCCGTCCGTGCCGATCTCTCCTCCGTCGATCGAATCGCCATCGCCATCGCCGTGTCGATCATCTCCACATTGATCCTGCTCGGAGCCGCCGCCGCGCTGTTCCTTGACCGTCATTTGACCGATCTGCGCGGGCTGGCGAACGCCTCGTTCGAGGGGCTCGTCATTGCCCAGGAGAATGTCGTCATTGATCTCAACGAGAAATTCGCGGCAATGGCCGGTAAAGCAGCTTCGCTTCTGAAAGGGCAACCGGTCGAGGCGGTGCTTGCGATCGAAAGTCGCCTTGGCATCGATACTTGCCAAGGCGCCGTATTCCGCGAGGGCCAGGAGACGATTCCGGTCGAGATTCTCGCGCGAACGATCGAGTATCGTGGGCGCGAGTGTCAGGTGATCGCCGTGCGCGATCTGACCGAGCGCCATGAGGCAAGCCGCAGGATCGAGCATATGGCGCGCCATGATCCATTGACCGGCCTCGCGAACCGTCGCGAGTTCGACCAACGTTTCGAGATGGCAATTGCCGGCGCTGCGGAAACCCGAAGCGGGCTGGCGCTTCTTGCCCTTGATCTGGACCGCTTCAAGCTCGTCAACGACACGTTCGGCCATGCCGAGGGGGACGCGGTGCTTCAGCGGGTTGCGCAGGTCTTGGTCCGCACTTTGCCAGCCCATGTCACGATTGCTCGCATGGGAGGTGACGAATTCTGCATCATCCTGGAAAACGCTTTCCGCCAACAGACCGAGGCATTGTCGATCGCTCTGCTGGAGGCCTTCGCCGAAGAGTTCGCAGATCTCGCGATCTCTTCGGGATTCGGCGCCAGCATCGGGATTGCCTTGTACCCGGAGCACGGCGTTACCGATCGGCGCCTCAGAAACAACGCCGACATGGCGCTTTACCGGGCCAAGAGCGGCGGCCGCGGCAGAGCTTGCGCATTCGAGCAGGCGATGGACATTGAGTTGCATGCCAAGCGGCAGCTTGAGCATGATCTGCGACACGCACTCAGCAAAGGAGAGCTGTTTCTCGTCTACCAGAGGATCGTCGACACATCGTCGCAAGAGCCGTGCGGTTACGAGGCCCTGTTGCGATGGCGCCATGCAAGCAGAGGCGTCCTTGCACCGGCAGACTTCATCACTGCCGCCGAAGAAACCGGCTGCATCATCCCCATTGGGATCTGGGTTGTGGAAGAAGCCTGCAGCGAGGCAGCCTCGTGGAAAACCCCGCTGACGATCGCGGTCAATATTTCGCCGGTTCAGTTCCTGATGCCGAACCTCGTGGGCCAGTTATCGCAAATCCTTGCGAAAACCGGGCTGCAGCCTGACCGCCTGGAGCTTGAGATCACCGAGTCGGCGCTGTTTCACGATCGGGCTGCCGTCCTTTCCACGCTCACTCAGCTGCGCTCGATGGGGATCCGAATCGTCCTGGACGACTTCGGCACCGGTTATTCCTCGCTCAGCAATCTCCGCGATTTTCCGTTCGACAAGCTGAAAATCGATAGACGTTTCGTGGCCGGCATCGGCGTCGATCCAACCATCAGGGCTCTGTTTGAGAATGTCATCGAGATGGCGTCGACGCTCAACCTGCCGGTGATTGCCGAAGGCGTCGAGACGCCGGAACAGCTTGCGGTCCTTCATGCAAGCCATCCGGCGCAGATGCAGGGCTTCCTGTTCGGCAAGCCCGAGGCAGCCCCGAGCGACCGGACTGCCTTGAAAGCCATCGCCTGA
- a CDS encoding response regulator transcription factor encodes MKVLIVEDDPLHRSYLHEAVNAALPECDTVIEAENGTVGEKLARDHKSAHIVMDLQMVSRNGIEAARTIWKERPETRILFWSNYSDEAYVRGVSRIVPDGAAYGYVLKSASDERLKLALRSIFIESQCVIDREVRGLQQKSLGQTNGFTDSEYEILVDIALGLTDRAIAKRRGLSLRSVQNRLQQLYDKLDVYQSAGDDHEDGRFNLRARAITVAFLRKLLNYSALERAEAELQEWLDGK; translated from the coding sequence ATGAAGGTTCTGATCGTCGAGGACGACCCGCTGCACCGCTCCTATCTGCATGAGGCGGTCAACGCCGCCCTGCCGGAATGCGATACGGTGATCGAGGCTGAGAACGGCACCGTCGGCGAGAAGCTCGCCCGCGACCACAAGTCGGCGCATATCGTCATGGACCTGCAGATGGTGAGCCGCAACGGCATCGAGGCGGCGCGCACCATTTGGAAGGAGCGGCCGGAGACCCGCATCCTGTTTTGGTCGAATTATTCGGACGAGGCCTATGTGCGCGGCGTCTCGCGCATTGTGCCGGATGGCGCAGCCTACGGCTATGTGCTGAAATCCGCCTCCGACGAGCGGCTGAAGCTGGCGCTGCGCTCGATCTTCATCGAGAGCCAGTGCGTCATCGACCGCGAGGTGCGGGGTCTGCAGCAGAAGAGCCTCGGTCAGACCAACGGCTTTACCGATTCCGAATACGAGATCCTCGTCGATATCGCGCTCGGTCTGACCGACCGGGCGATCGCCAAACGCCGCGGCCTGTCGCTGCGCAGCGTGCAGAACCGTCTGCAGCAGCTCTACGACAAGCTCGATGTCTACCAGAGCGCCGGCGACGACCACGAGGACGGCCGCTTCAATCTCCGCGCCCGTGCCATCACTGTGGCTTTCCTGCGCAAGCTCCTGAACTACAGCGCTCTGGAGCGGGCCGAGGCAGAGCTGCAGGAGTGGCTTGACGGAAAGTAG
- a CDS encoding GAF domain-containing sensor histidine kinase gives MLHLAPAAMFDHYLGISRLLAGQLDFRSAIRSVAAEVAHIIPHDHLDVCVLLEGGNYHTAYETGIETAWGNLAGAPVVNSPIRSLLWGEVDFLLADDAMTDPRFHFEGAFKRPIVEESLRSRLHVPMKVQGTIIAALSCSSRTAGVYTMEDIERARIIADLLTPYFFALQAAEQAQRSAIVEAEARAREEGLRQGALKLTEALEQERQRIGMDLHDQTLADLTRLARRIDRLSRNGEVAPEALEPVSRSLQHCMQDLRQIIEQAKPSVLQLFGLAQAIEHHLDRSTRDTGSAIEWGLVDETHGALERLEPTVSVALFRIAQEAINNAVRHAAPLAVTVRLEADEERLSIAIFDDGSGLAKARGRIGGGIDNMKTRARLISARFTTGPGHNNRGTVVRVVLPLTPHDPASGPDRGETR, from the coding sequence ATGCTGCATCTCGCACCCGCAGCCATGTTCGACCACTATCTCGGTATTTCCCGGCTGCTCGCGGGCCAGCTCGACTTCCGCTCGGCTATCCGTTCCGTTGCGGCCGAGGTCGCTCATATCATCCCGCACGACCATCTCGATGTCTGCGTGCTCCTTGAGGGCGGCAACTACCATACGGCCTATGAGACGGGCATCGAAACCGCCTGGGGCAACCTTGCCGGCGCGCCGGTGGTCAACAGCCCGATCCGTTCGCTGCTCTGGGGTGAGGTCGACTTTCTGCTGGCGGACGACGCCATGACGGACCCGCGTTTCCACTTCGAGGGCGCCTTCAAGCGGCCGATCGTCGAAGAGTCGCTGAGGAGCCGCCTGCATGTGCCGATGAAGGTGCAGGGCACGATCATCGCGGCGCTCTCCTGTTCGTCGCGAACGGCGGGCGTCTATACGATGGAGGATATCGAACGCGCCCGCATCATTGCCGACCTGCTGACCCCCTATTTCTTCGCCCTGCAAGCTGCCGAGCAGGCGCAACGCTCGGCCATCGTCGAGGCGGAGGCGCGCGCCCGCGAGGAAGGGTTGCGGCAGGGCGCGCTGAAGCTGACCGAGGCACTGGAGCAGGAACGCCAACGGATCGGCATGGACCTGCACGACCAGACGCTCGCCGACCTGACGCGGCTCGCCCGCCGGATCGACCGGCTGTCGCGCAACGGCGAGGTGGCGCCCGAGGCGCTGGAGCCGGTCTCCCGTTCCCTGCAGCATTGCATGCAGGATCTGCGGCAGATCATCGAACAGGCCAAACCCTCCGTGCTCCAGCTCTTCGGTCTCGCGCAGGCGATCGAGCATCATCTCGACCGATCGACCCGCGACACGGGATCGGCCATCGAATGGGGCCTTGTCGACGAAACGCACGGCGCACTGGAGCGACTGGAACCGACCGTCAGCGTCGCGCTGTTCCGGATCGCCCAGGAGGCGATCAACAATGCGGTGCGCCATGCCGCCCCGCTGGCCGTCACGGTGCGACTCGAAGCCGACGAGGAGCGGCTGTCGATCGCAATCTTCGACGACGGGAGCGGGCTCGCCAAGGCGCGGGGACGGATCGGCGGCGGCATCGACAATATGAAGACCCGTGCGCGGCTGATCTCGGCGCGCTTCACCACCGGGCCCGGCCATAACAATCGCGGGACCGTGGTGCGCGTTGTGCTGCCGCTAACCCCGCACGACCCGGCGAGCGGTCCGGACCGAGGAGAGACACGATGA
- a CDS encoding ABC transporter substrate-binding protein, translating to MTIRKMLLASAAIACAAMPVSAFADTAAKKIALSNNYAGNSWRQAMLTSWGKVTGEAVKAGTVAAADPFTTAENQATEQAAQIQNMILQGYDAIVLNAASPTALNGAVKEACDAGITVVSFDGIVTEPCAWRIAVNFKEMGRSEVEYLSKKLPQGGNLLEIRGLAGVFVDDEISAGIHDGVKQFPQFKVVGSVHGDWAQDVAQKAVAGILPSLPDIVGVVTQGGDGYGAAQAIAATDRKMPTIIMGNREDELKWWKEQKDAKSYETMSVSIAPGVSTLAFWVAQQILDGKQVKKDLVVPFLRIDQDNLETNLANTQAGGVANVEYTQADAIKVIESAK from the coding sequence ATGACAATCCGCAAGATGCTTCTGGCATCGGCCGCTATTGCTTGCGCCGCGATGCCCGTTTCCGCTTTTGCCGACACAGCGGCAAAGAAAATCGCCCTTTCCAACAATTATGCCGGCAATTCGTGGCGCCAAGCCATGCTGACGAGCTGGGGAAAGGTGACGGGTGAAGCCGTGAAGGCCGGCACCGTTGCCGCAGCCGACCCTTTCACCACCGCCGAAAACCAGGCGACGGAACAGGCCGCGCAGATCCAGAACATGATCCTGCAGGGTTATGACGCCATCGTGCTGAACGCAGCCTCGCCGACGGCGCTGAACGGCGCGGTCAAGGAAGCCTGCGACGCCGGCATCACAGTGGTGTCCTTCGACGGCATCGTGACCGAACCCTGCGCCTGGCGCATCGCCGTCAACTTCAAGGAAATGGGCCGCAGCGAGGTGGAGTACCTGTCGAAGAAACTCCCGCAGGGCGGCAACCTGCTGGAGATCCGCGGTCTGGCCGGTGTCTTCGTCGATGACGAGATCTCGGCCGGCATTCACGACGGCGTCAAGCAGTTCCCGCAGTTCAAGGTCGTCGGCTCCGTTCATGGCGACTGGGCGCAGGACGTGGCGCAGAAGGCGGTTGCCGGCATCCTGCCGAGCCTGCCCGACATCGTCGGCGTGGTGACGCAGGGCGGCGACGGTTATGGCGCCGCGCAGGCGATTGCCGCCACTGACCGGAAGATGCCGACCATCATCATGGGCAACCGCGAAGACGAGTTGAAATGGTGGAAGGAGCAGAAGGACGCCAAGAGCTACGAGACCATGTCCGTGTCCATCGCACCGGGTGTCTCCACGCTGGCCTTCTGGGTAGCCCAGCAGATCCTCGATGGCAAGCAGGTCAAGAAGGATCTCGTCGTGCCCTTCCTGCGCATCGACCAGGACAATCTCGAAACGAACCTCGCCAATACCCAAGCTGGCGGCGTGGCCAACGTGGAATACACGCAGGCTGACGCAATCAAGGTTATCGAGTCGGCAAAGTAA